AAGACGAGCTCGGAGTTGGAAACAAACCATAGCAAAAAGAAATGCCATATAAGAAATGATGGCAGCAGAGAGAAAAGGGGCAAGGAGTAAAACGGAAGCGTTCTGGGCAGCTCGAAGGAGGGAAAGTTCACGGGTCAGCCGGATAACCTAAAGATATTAGATATAGCGGCAAGAGTGGTACAGGGTCGGAGGGAAGGCCGGAGGGACGATTCGTAGGCTCGGAGGATACCACTATACCACTCTTCACTGGGGGTACAGAGAGTGTTTTTTGCATATAAGGGTATGTGGTCAGGTCTCGGACACAAGACCCTGGTGCTGATAGGCTGTCATTCTAGGCGGGGCAAAGTATGCCTCTGCCTAACTCACCTGTGGTCCTCCCCTTTTGCCGCCTTTTCTGGCTTGGCCTCATGCTGAATCTGTCTTGAAGGCTTCCACGTAAAGAGCCAAAGCTTGAACTGTCCTTCTTGAAGCGTTCCCAAGTCACACCTGAGTCTCGACTTTGTCCAAACGAGGCCAAGCAGGTGTAGACCCTTTCTCGCAGTACACTTGCGGTGACCTTCTTTGAAGACCATAGACTCGACTGGCCAACAAGTAGAAGGACTggcaaaaaggaaaagaacaGTGGGTACTGTTCAACTCAAGCAAAAAGCGAGGAGTGGTGGTCgtgggagaagagggaatTGTAGGAGCGGACTCAAGAGTTTTTAGGTTCATAGGTTATAGGACGGATACCACTACACCACTCCTCACTGAAGAATGTGGATGTGATTTTGACATATAAGGGGTAGAGTCGAGAACTGGTGCTGTCTAGAGGGGCAAAAAAGAATGTCGCGGAAGACACTCGAAGTCGCGACTCTGGCAAAAAACAAAGAGCGGGGCCTAGTGGGTTGAGAGAGTTTATAGGAGAGGGTTTGAAGATTTTAGGTTAATAGGATGCGGATTCCCACTAGACCACACGCTCTTTGTTACAGACCATATGTGTGGTTTTGGTATATAAGGGGTAGGTGGCCATGTCGTGTCAGATGGCGGATCGTCGACGCAGCGCCCCCTATCACTGGCAAGAGTGTCCTTATGTGGTGTATGATCATGTTCTAAATCGTGATGGTAAAAGGGGGATGCCATCGCTGAGGACGAGGCCTGTAGATAGGATCATCGTCAAGTACTGGTCTGCCAAGGGTGCGAAATCGAGGACCAAAAAGGGGATCCCTGTAGGAGAGGATTCGAAGTCGGGAGCCCTGCCAAAAAGCGAGGAGTGGGCAGTGGGGTGAGAGGTTTTTTAGGTGCGGATTTAAGACTTTAGGTTTGGTAGGTAACGTATTCCCACTACACCACTCCTCGCTGATGGTAAACAGAGTAATTTTGGCATATAAGGGGGAGGTGGCTGGTGTCCGTCTTGTCATGTGTCCATCAATCCACACCATGTCGACAAGTGTGCCCATTGCTTGACGGATGTATCCACGTTGACAGCATTTCGGTTCGCGATGGATGTTTTTGTTCAAGTGGATGAGAACCAAGGCGTGCGATGAATGTCCGAAATGTCATCGAAGAACACGTTCGAGTATGACGTCGAATGGCAAAAAGGTGATGTCGATGTCAAGACGGAGGAATCGGTGTCGAAGGGAGAACTCGAAATCGTGAACTTCGGCAAAAAACAAGGAGCAGGCAGCAGGGTGAGAGAGGTTATAGGTGCGGAAGAGAGACTTTAGGTTAATAGGTTGCGTATTCACACTACACCACTCCTTGCCGAGGGTAAACTGAGTGTTTTTGGTATAAAAGGGGTAGGCAGCAGAGACTGTATCGCGTGCCTCCCCCATAAGTTCCACACAACGCCACAACAAGCACGGGCGGGACTCACAGTAGGCAGAGCActcacggcaggtgcagTACTAGAATGCTGTGCCCACGTTGCTTGAAGACACTCTGACCTGATCTCAACATTCTTCGACCATTTGGTAAGGTATGGCAGCATAGAGCTGAGCCCCTTTTCGGCAAAAATGAGAGGTGCACAATTTCAGGTCTGTTTTGCTGCCAGTATCCACAGGTTGTGTGCGTCGCAGTTTTGAGTCGTCACTTGGGATGTCGTGGAACAAAAAGAAGTTGAGCCTGTTGCTTGTTGAAGTAGTGTTCGAACTCGTGAACGGCAAAAATCGAAGAGCAGCCTAGTGGGTGGAGAATTTTAGGTGCGGAATGAGAGAAGGTTTATAGGTTCTAGGACGGATACCACTAGACCACTCTTCGACACGAGTAATAGAGTGGTTTTGGCATATAAGGGGTAGGGTGCAGTGCTGCGCTTTTGGCCAGGTCAGGGGCAACGCCAGACAAAGAGATCCGAGGGAAAAGAAAGTCCGAGTCAGTATTATCGTAGAATGGGGACCATCTTCGAATTGTGAAGAGCAAAAATGAAGATACTGTATGTTGTCTCGAACGTATGAACTGACAAAAACGAAGAGTGGCCTAATGGGTGAAGAATTTTAGGTGCGGATTGAAGAGAGTTCATAGGTTCTAGGACGGATACCACTAGACCACTCTTCGGTGAAGGGTAGTGTGTGATTTTGGCATATAAGGGGTAGGATGCCTTGCCGTACGTAATAGGTAGTGTCAAGTTGCAGAACCAGCACCAGACAAAGTGATCAAACTCGGAGGAAAAAGTCCAATCCGGTATTGTCATTATTCGAGAACCGTGGCGAAATCGTGAGAAGCAAAAAATGAAGACATCGTATCTTGCCTCGAACGTACGAACTGGCAAAAACGAAGAGTGGCCTAGTGGGAGACTGTTTTTAGGTGCGGTATAGAGTTTATAGGTTTTAGGTACGGTACCACTAGACCACTCTTCGTCGAGGATAACACTGTGCTTTTGGTATATAAGCGGTAGGTGTTGACTGTCCCCATCAGAACCTCAATGCCCCTTCGTCAAACAAATCGATGGCATATGAAAGGAAAGTCCGATCAAGTGTTGCCACAATCTAGCAAACTTTCGCACATGATTATGTCGCAAAAAGAACAACAAAAACGAGGAGTGGCCCGGCGGGAGGAGGATTCGTAGGTTCAGAGGTTCGGGACACTGATAGAACACTCTTCGGTGAAGGGTAGTGCGCGATTTTGACATATAGGGGGCTAGGTATCAACTATCCCCATCAGAGCCTCATGGCCCCTGTGTTAACAGAGCGATGACATCTAAAAGAAAGCCCAAGTCGATATCGCTGCAATCCGGGGATTGTTATCGTATCGGTGGGTCGTAAAAAGAATAGCATCAAGTACTCATTCGAACTCCTGAACAGCAAAACGAAGAGTGGCCCAGCGGGAGAGGGATTTTTAGGTGCGGATTTGTAGAGATTTTAGGTTCAAGGTTCTAGGATCTAGGACGGATACCGCTAGACCACTCTTCGGTGAAGGGTAGTGTGTGTTTTTGACATATAAGGGGTAGGGACGAGGGGCCGTACTGCCAGCGCCGTAGTGGCGATTGAGGCTCATCTGACCCAACTCCTCCAGGCACCCATCCACGAAGTGACCAAGCACTGGACAAGAACCGACACATTCCCTGGGGGTTCTCTTGTACACTGCCATAATGCCATAAGTGGAATCAGAACCCAAccttttcatcatcaacaatgtctGGTCTTCGTATTACTCCATGGCAGTTGGCATGGACTGACTGTCGTACCCCTGAGTCGATATCTTCGTCACCCAAAATTATTGTTCTGTTATTGACAAGCAAAAAAGGAATGGTCATGTTGCGGTTGCTGTGTTTTTTGTATGATCCAGCAAAAACGAAGAGTGGTGCAGTGGGAGAAGGAATTGTAGGAGCGGAGTTTAGAGATTTTAGGTTATGGTCTTAGGATCTAGGACGGATACCACTACACCACTCTTCGGTGAAGGATATGATGTGGTTTTGACATATAAGGTGAGGGGTGTCCAGTCGGTACCGATGCCTAAGGTGTAAGCCACCCTCAAGATGCAGAGCGTCTCAGCCTCCCGGGCCCACCCCTGAACAGGACCTGCCTGTCGGCGATGGATTCGGAACATGACCTGCACTTTGTAATGCCGTTGGTGTTTTCCGTCGTATGGGCTTACATGACGATCTCATTGTCCTGTCTCATGTCGACCACGAGTCCTTCTCTATTGATCAGAAATAAGATGGTGCCGACTCCATATCACTGTCGCTTGTTGCTGAGCATCGCTTGGCGGTATTGCTGGTTGGGGGGAGCAAAAAGAAAGGTCATCGTGCGGCCATGCTGAAATTGTGCCATCCAGCAAAAACGAAGAGTGGTACAGTGGGAGAAGGAGGAATTGTAGGAGCGGATTTTAGAGATTTTAGGTTTATGATCTTAGGATCTAGGACGGATACCACTGTACCACTCTTCGGTAAGGGTAAGAGAGTGATTTTGGTATACAAGCGGCAGATGCCCAAGTCCCGTTTAACGCCAGAATACCCAGAAAATCGACCAACAAATCGGACCGGGTTAGAAAGTATGTCTGTTGTCCAAATGAAAGTCGTCGATGTCGTGAGATGTCGTATTCGTTTGTTTATATTCATCCCTGCGTTTGAACGCCCTGAAGCCTGGAAGGAAATGAGAAGAAAACGAGTCGACTAGAAAGATCGAGATGCCAAAAAGAAAGTCTAACCAAATGGcaaaaaagaagaatggtGTAGTGGGTGAGAATGGTCTTAGGAGCGGATTTTAGAGATTTTAGGTGACCTTAGGAGTTTAGGGCGTATACCACTACACCATTCTCCGATGGGGGTATAGAAAGTGATTTTGGTATATAAAGGTAAACTCCCCGGAGCCCCTCGGACACTCTCAGTAAGTGACGTACTCGGAACGTGTCGCTGGGTTCGAACGTGCTGAAAATTGGTGAAATAAATCCGGGAAAAAGGACGCATAAGAAATAGTCTCAGCAAAAATGAAGTTGATTTAACCAGCAAAAGCGAAGAATGGTGTAGCGGGAGAATGGTCTTAGGAGCGGATTTTAGAGATATTAGGTGACCTTAGGAGTTTAGGAGCGTATACCGCTACACCACTCTTCGGTGAGGATATAGCTAGAGATTTTGGTATATAAAGGTAAACCCCTCCAGAGTACGTATCGTCATGGCAAGGTATCGCTGCGTTCGAACGTCATCAGAAGTTGACCAGATAAATCCGAGAAAAAAAGAGGTTAGATGTCGAGACCAGATGAACAAAAAGTTGAGTCGATTGGCAAAAACCGAAGAGTGGTGTAGTGGGAGAATGACCATAGGAGCGGATAGAAGAATTTTTAGGTGATTATAGGAGTTTAGGAGTGTATACCACTACACCACTCTTCGGTACTGGTATAGAAAGTGATTTTGACATATAAAGGTAGACCCCTCAGAGGTACATGTCGCTGCGTTCGAACGTCGCGAAATTTGGCGAAATAAATACAGGGGGGAAAACAGATCCGGGCCGGCGACAAGAATCCGAGCCAACTGGCAAAAACCGAAGAGTGGTGTAGTGGGAGAATGATTATAGGAGCGGATTTTAGAGATTTTAGGTGATCATAGGAGATCTAGGAGCGTATACCACTACACCACTCGTCGGTATGGGTATTGGGCGATTTTTGGTATATAAGGGTAGACACGACCGTGCTGTCGAGGGCGCTGGGTGCAGTGGGCGAGGTTCGGGTAGCGAAGCGTGAACGAAGAACGTTTCCGTGCATTCGGGGGGCGAATGAGAGAGGTCGCGACAGCGTGAATGTAGTCCGTGTGACTCTTCGGGATGAGTCGTCAAAAGCGTATTCGATTTCTTGAGAATTCCATGATCACTTGATCACAAACGTATTCGTCGAAAATGTTCGTCGTATTTGTCGTCGCAGCATTTCGTCGTGGAAAGAAAAGTTGAAGCTATCATGATTAACCCCACCTCAAATAATAATTTACAGGACGTATGTCAAATGCCGGAGCTTTCTTTTTTCCGCCCCCGCCGTTAGTCTCTGAGCTTCCTGGAGCTTCCTTGGCGGTAGCCCACTACTAGCGCGAGTACGTAGACGTCATCGCCTCAAGCCAACTGTCCATCGTCAAAAACGCGACCAAGGCCAGTCTGGCGCCACTTCTTGCAAACCTTCTCACTCTCTCTACACCAGTCATTGACCTCTCCTAATGCTGTGGCTCTTTTGAGAACCTTGTTCATAATGGTTACTACTCGACGTGCTGCGAGGGCGGCTGCTGAAGCGAACGATACGGTTATGGATTCTCCCTCGAGATCAACTTCGACGCCTCGCTCGTCTCCTTTCCTGCCGACACCTCTAGAGAGAGCTGGACTTGTGTTGTTTCCAGCTCTTTTGATCTTCGGAACTATCTTCTCTATACTCTCGCCGCAGACGCGCGCAGCACCGTACGATCCTATCGCGCAGTCGCACCTCCAAGATCCTAGCGTTTCTCCGAGCTACTTCGCGCGCAAGTCCAATATTTTCAACGTTCTCTTTGTCAAGCGAGGCTGGGCATGGATCACTGTTGCATTCTTTGTCTTTATCTTCAGCCATCCTAGCACCACCGACACAGGACGACGTGTTCGCGCGAGTCTGCGATGGGTTGCTGTAACAACAATGTGGTTCCTCGTTACGCAGTGGTGCTTTGGGCCTGCTCTGATTGACCGTGGTTTCCGATGGACAGGTGGCCGCTGCGAGCTCGCTAGAAGGGAGGTCGAATTCGGTTCGGATACTGTTGGTGACAAGGTCACGGCAGTGGCCTGTAAAGCTGCCGGTGGAAAATGGAAGGGAGGTCATGACATATCGGGCCACGTCTTCCTCCTGACACTAGGTACTGCGTTTCTCATGCAAGAGGTTGGTTGGGCTGTGTTGAGATGGTCTGGCAAGCGAAACGAGGAGCGATGCGTTGTTATGACCGACGGAGCTCTCAAGAGCGCTAATGTCGAATCTGATACATCTCTGGGCGAAGGTTCCGAGCGACCTGCACTGGGACTGGGCGGCAAGTTCGCTGTAGGTGTCATGGGACTGAGTGCTTGGATGCTACTCATGACGGCCATTTACTTCCACACATGGTTCGAGAAGGTGAGCAAAGCCCGTGTAGTCTCTCACTTTGTAATTGCTAACGACTCCTAGTTTACTGGACTCTTGACCGCGGTGATGGCCTTTTACGTGGTGTACATTGTGCCTCGCTTTGTACCTGCTGTAAGACAGGTCATTGGTCTTCCTGGCATATAGAAAGAGGCAGGGTGTGATGAGCTATGAGTGATGCAGGCGGAGTATATAGATGTAAGATAGAACGAATTGCATAATCCCACTGTAGTAGCATCAACTGGTTCTTTACAGGTTTGTTTCATGTCATTTCGTATCGCTATACTTCATCAACGACAGATGAACAACTCCAGGCCTGCCGACCAATGTCCATTGTGACGTCACACTATAGTCTCGTCATATCCAGGCACATGCTCTAACTTTTTGTCCGGCTATTTATCTCCTTCGTCGAGCCGGTGATTTCGtcttcttgaactcatccTTAATGTCATCCAACAGTCCGTCAACCGTCAAAACATCcacagcaacaccagcaagaCCCTTAGCGACCATGAGAGCCTTCTCGAAAGCAGGCTTGCTTCCCGCTGCGACTTCGAAGGGCGCAGTGTGAGGGCCACTCTTTGGAACAGTTCCATTAGCAAAGGTGATCTGGAACATTGGGCTAATAGCAGGGAAGTCCTGGCTGATATTGCCTTGGTCAGTTGAACCACCGGGCTCTCGCATCTTGTCGACATCAGCATCGGGGAGGTCACCGCCAAGCTCTTCGAACCAGCGTGTGTATGATGCAGCGAGTCCGTCGTTGTTGTTCATATTGGCATAGCCGTATGGTCGTGTTGTAAAGTTCATCTTAGCGCCTGTGCCAAGAGCTCCGGCTTTGAAGCAGTTGTACACACGGTCTGAGAGTTCCTCCAATTGCTCCTCGTTCGCGGCGCGAAGCTGGTAGCTTCCCGATGCATCAGCAGGAATGACGTTGATACGAGTTCCCGCTGAGTGGATGATCCCATGAACACGGTCAGTCGTGCGCATTTGTTGGCGCATGTAGGACAGAGCGCTGTTGGCAAGGAGGAGTGCGTCTTGTGCGTTGATGCCCTCCCAAGGCCCGGCTGCAGCATGGGCTTCACGACCTATGTACTCAACATCGACACGATCTGTTGACTGAGCCAGCATGTACGGTGTGTCGGGGCCGTTGCTGGGATGGGAGATCAGAGAGATGTCaatcttggcatccttgAAGACACCGGCTTCGAGCATCTTGACCTTTCCACCGAGAGATTCTTCAGCTGGCGTGCCAAAGAGAATGACCTTGCCCCcgagcttctccttgcgCATGATCTCAGCGGTTGCAAGAGCACCACCTAGCGATGCTGTCGCAATCAAGTTATGGCCACAGGCATGTCCCAGTCCCTCCAGCGCATCGTACTCGGCATTGAAGCTCACAACAGGACCATCACCTGAGCCATCAAACACGGCCATGAAAGCAGTGTCGATGCCACCAACTGTATCGGTCACGTTCCATcccttctgcttcttcatgaaCGATGTGAGAAGCTTGTGGGCCTTGAACTCTTTGTATCCAAGCTCAGGATTGTCGTGGATGTTCTTGTTGATTGACCAGAGCTCTTTATCGAGTGAGTCGACGTAGTCTGAGACTGCGTCTGTGTATGGACTTGTGGCATTCTTCTTTTGGCGTGGTTCAAGGGTGGTTTGTAGTGATGATGCTGGGGCTGCTAGGAGTGTGAGGCCAAACGCGAAGGCCGCGAGGCCTCTGGCATGATCTAGACAGACCATTATAATGTCTTGCTCTTCGATATGTATTGAGTTCAATTAGAACCGCCGGTTGGAGTTTAATTTCTGCGTTCCAATGATCCTGAGTATCACCTCGAACCTGGACAATGTGTAACAGATTGTCCGTCGCATCGCGTACATGGCAATCGCCCGATCTTATATGCTACAGCCACTCTGATCTCCAGTGTTACTCAGTTAGGCGAACCACGATTGACGGTATTCTTGTTATCACTTCTTTTGGCAGTATCTCAATTGCTCCTCAGTCTAGGACCTAGAATTGTTGCCCGAGACTCCACCTCGCAAATCCCCCGCCCAAGAAGTTATATAGTTACCTTCCTAACTGGGGTACCAATTAAGCAAATCTTTAGAGTTATCAGTTAGTTGAACCTGGGTCGTATCGTCACCCCGCTTCGTGGGTCTCTTATTCCCTGCGATGAGTTCGTCTATGTAACCATAGCCTTGATATCGATAGCCGATGCGGCACCGACCAAGGATCTGATTACCGGGATGAGGATTGCAAGCTTCCGAGGATTTGAGTAACTATTATGGTGTTCTCCATAACTTCTCCATTGCCGTGGTCTAAAGCCGGCCAGGATCCGCGGCAATATTGACCGCCGTTTGTCGACAATGTGGGATTTGTGTCTGAGGCgaatttatatatatactcTCCGGGGGATTATTACATATCATGGTCGATCCAAAGGAGGTGCTAGTATCTTGTACCAGGAGGTGAGCTCTGAAGTTAAAAGGTAGAGGCAGTCATCATTTATTCTGGTCACTAAGTAGTTATGGCCAGTAAGTAGTTATCCAATGGGCCATCTCTAAACATGTCACAGATGCCAAAGTAGATCAAAAGGGCGGCGTCAGCCGTTATATCACCCGGGACTCATGTTAGTTGCCTCGAAATCATGATTCAATACTCATTTCAGATGGGCTCTCCGTGAAGTATGAGATGAAAGAACTCGACAGTTCACAAAGGCGTACACACCTTTTGGTCCTCAATGGGCAGATTTGCGCTCACCGAGTCGTCCTCCGTGAAATCTTCATCTGCGATGATTGACATGTCCGATACCGTCTCTTCTGATGCTGGGCAAGACATGGAATAGGGTCTCTCAGATGATACATACGCACGTAACTCCCAATCATCCCAGTATTCTTCTTCAATGCTCTCAACAGGAAAGACGTAGGTATCTGCCTCTACACTAAGACTATTCTCCAAGCAAACCGTGACGGGCATGACTGCTCGCCGAGAACTGTTGTAGTGAAATTCCTGACATTGCTCT
This genomic stretch from Fusarium oxysporum f. sp. lycopersici 4287 chromosome 5, whole genome shotgun sequence harbors:
- a CDS encoding hypothetical protein (At least one base has a quality score < 10); amino-acid sequence: MGTLVDMVWIDGHMTRRTPATSPLYAKITLFTISEEWCSGNTLPTKPKVLNPHLKNLSPHCPLLAFWQGSRLRILSYRDPLFGPRFRTLGRPVLDDDPIYRPRPQRWHPPFTITI
- a CDS encoding hypothetical protein (At least one base has a quality score < 10), translated to MSEMSSKNTFEYDVEWQKGDVDVKTEESVSKGELEIVNFGKKQGAGSRVREVIGAEERL